One Bradyrhizobium sp. CCGB12 genomic window carries:
- a CDS encoding TRAP transporter permease, whose amino-acid sequence MLEKAEGTAAPVKVEFDNFEHGFPEGFGPGWWGTLAYWIGIAFATFQLYVAAFNYLPSQVVRGVHVGFLVLLTFGLIANFTAKSDVGRALGWVIGGAGFFCGLYQWIFYADLIARDGDPTRLDLVVGTLLAVLIFEGTRRLMGAALPLMCGACLVYWFFGQYLPSPLNHRGYDFDQIVTHLSFGTEGFYGVPIYVSATYIFLFILFGSFLERAGMIQLFTDVSLGLFGRTRGGPAKVAVFASGMMGTISGSGVANVVTVGQFTIPLMIRFGYRRAFAAGVEATASMGGQIMPPVMGAVAFIMAETLGVQYSEIVKAAAIPAILYFASAFWMVHLEAGKHGLVGMKRSEIPSAWKALVTRWYLVLPLAALVYMLFEGFTPLYAGSMGLALTVTLILGTAITTGASSNVIRYIFWIGLALVVAALSRDGLQIVPVTTVVVGLIVITAFVRGGFAALRACRDALAESAKSAITVGMACAIVGVIIGMMSQTGVGTIFGGWVIGLGEKSLFLALIMTMLLSILLGTGIPTIPTYIITAALAAPALAKLGVPLIASHMFAFYYGIMADLSPPVALAALAAAPIAKENPDKIGWEAMRIALAGYVIPFIFVYSPALMLQAGDPMAAKLGFYGAVALASFKALVAIALFGMVAIGFLFTRLTLIERLVALGAALCLLGEFQFSDTAGFVLAAALVLWQWRQRPPVTVEAA is encoded by the coding sequence ATGCTGGAAAAGGCAGAGGGTACTGCGGCGCCCGTCAAGGTCGAGTTTGACAATTTCGAGCACGGCTTTCCGGAAGGCTTCGGTCCGGGCTGGTGGGGTACGCTCGCCTACTGGATCGGCATCGCCTTTGCGACCTTCCAGCTCTATGTCGCCGCCTTCAACTATCTGCCGAGCCAGGTGGTGCGCGGCGTCCATGTCGGCTTCCTCGTCCTTCTCACCTTCGGCCTGATCGCGAACTTCACGGCGAAGAGCGATGTCGGCCGCGCGCTGGGCTGGGTGATCGGCGGTGCCGGCTTCTTCTGCGGTCTCTATCAGTGGATTTTCTACGCGGACCTGATCGCCCGCGACGGCGATCCGACGCGGCTTGATCTCGTGGTCGGCACGCTGCTCGCGGTGCTGATCTTCGAGGGCACGCGGCGACTGATGGGCGCCGCGCTGCCGCTGATGTGCGGCGCGTGCCTCGTCTACTGGTTCTTCGGGCAGTACCTGCCGTCGCCGCTCAACCATCGCGGCTATGACTTCGACCAGATCGTCACCCATCTGTCGTTCGGCACCGAAGGCTTTTACGGCGTGCCGATCTATGTCTCGGCGACCTACATCTTCCTGTTCATCCTGTTCGGCTCGTTCCTGGAGCGCGCCGGCATGATCCAGCTCTTCACCGACGTCTCGCTCGGCCTGTTCGGCCGCACCCGCGGGGGACCCGCCAAGGTCGCGGTGTTCGCCTCGGGCATGATGGGCACGATCTCGGGCTCCGGCGTTGCCAACGTCGTCACCGTCGGCCAGTTCACCATTCCCCTGATGATCAGGTTCGGCTACCGCCGCGCGTTCGCCGCGGGCGTCGAGGCGACGGCCTCGATGGGCGGCCAGATCATGCCGCCGGTGATGGGCGCGGTCGCCTTCATCATGGCGGAGACGCTCGGCGTCCAGTATTCGGAGATCGTCAAGGCGGCTGCGATCCCTGCGATCCTCTATTTCGCCTCCGCGTTCTGGATGGTGCACCTGGAAGCCGGCAAGCACGGTCTCGTCGGCATGAAGCGCTCCGAGATCCCGAGCGCCTGGAAGGCGCTGGTGACGCGTTGGTACCTCGTGCTGCCGCTCGCAGCCCTCGTCTACATGTTGTTCGAAGGCTTTACGCCGCTCTATGCCGGCAGCATGGGCCTTGCGCTGACGGTGACGCTGATCCTCGGCACCGCCATCACGACCGGCGCCTCCTCGAACGTGATCCGTTACATTTTCTGGATCGGACTTGCGCTCGTCGTCGCGGCGCTGTCGCGTGACGGCCTGCAGATCGTGCCGGTGACGACCGTTGTGGTCGGTCTGATCGTGATCACGGCGTTCGTGCGCGGCGGCTTTGCGGCGTTGCGCGCCTGCCGCGATGCGCTCGCTGAAAGCGCGAAATCCGCCATCACCGTCGGCATGGCCTGCGCTATCGTCGGCGTCATCATCGGCATGATGTCGCAGACCGGCGTCGGCACCATCTTCGGCGGCTGGGTGATCGGGCTCGGCGAGAAGAGCCTGTTCCTGGCGCTGATCATGACCATGCTGCTGTCGATCCTGCTCGGCACCGGCATTCCGACCATCCCGACCTACATCATCACCGCTGCGCTCGCCGCGCCAGCGCTGGCGAAGCTCGGCGTGCCCTTGATCGCGAGCCACATGTTCGCATTCTATTACGGCATCATGGCCGACCTCTCGCCGCCGGTGGCGCTGGCCGCGCTCGCGGCCGCGCCGATCGCCAAGGAGAACCCGGACAAGATCGGCTGGGAAGCGATGCGCATCGCGCTCGCCGGTTACGTCATTCCCTTCATCTTCGTCTATTCGCCCGCCCTGATGCTGCAGGCCGGCGATCCCATGGCGGCCAAGCTCGGCTTTTATGGCGCGGTGGCGCTGGCGAGCTTCAAGGCGCTGGTGGCGATCGCGCTGTTCGGCATGGTCGCGATCGGCTTCCTGTTCACGCGGCTGACGCTGATCGAGCGTCTGGTCGCGCTCGGCGCCGCGCTCTGCCTGCTCGGCGAATTCCAGTTCAGCGACACTGCGGGCTTCGTGCTCGCCGCAGCGCTCGTGCTGTGGCAATGGCGGCAGCGTCCGCCTGTAACGGTCGAGGCGGCGTGA
- a CDS encoding DUF1850 domain-containing protein, with protein sequence MAAASACNGRGGVSLCFATMGGVKALTLSAFTLAWTHSIAKVEWQEDWRVTPAGLELVQARVKGTGPGMEPPPEARLVDGWFQWQPNRAPMSEVVLGNSGAAGEWRLCHEGSCQTLSEIVGHQVGANVTTMSICDQQQK encoded by the coding sequence ATGGCGGCAGCGTCCGCCTGTAACGGTCGAGGCGGCGTGAGCCTCTGCTTCGCAACAATGGGCGGCGTGAAGGCGCTTACGCTGTCCGCCTTCACGCTGGCCTGGACGCATTCGATCGCGAAGGTCGAATGGCAGGAGGATTGGCGCGTCACGCCCGCCGGGCTCGAACTGGTGCAGGCCCGCGTCAAAGGTACCGGCCCCGGCATGGAGCCGCCGCCCGAGGCGCGGCTGGTCGACGGCTGGTTTCAATGGCAGCCGAACCGCGCGCCGATGTCGGAGGTGGTGCTCGGCAATTCGGGCGCGGCCGGAGAATGGCGGCTGTGCCATGAGGGAAGCTGCCAGACGCTTTCGGAGATTGTCGGCCATCAAGTCGGTGCTAACGTCACCACGATGAGCATCTGCGACCAACAGCAGAAATAG
- a CDS encoding SDR family NAD(P)-dependent oxidoreductase translates to MDRLKGKVAMVVGAGSIGPGWGNGKATAVTFAREGAQVFCVDRNGAAAEETAKIITGEGGKATAFTADVARHAEIEAMVAACLKAYGRIDVLDNNVGIAEMGSVVEVDEESWDRVFTVNLKSAYLAMKHVIPVMVKQGGGSIINISSIASIRHVGISYVSYNASKAAMNQLTRSTAIEFAKHHVRVNAILPGLMKTPMVEHSAGLAASYAKGDVEAMWRARDAQVPMGHMGDAFDVANAALFLASDESKYVTGIELVVDGGITCKAGA, encoded by the coding sequence ATGGATCGGCTCAAGGGCAAGGTTGCGATGGTGGTGGGGGCCGGCTCGATCGGTCCCGGCTGGGGCAACGGCAAGGCGACCGCGGTGACCTTTGCGCGCGAGGGCGCGCAGGTGTTTTGCGTCGATCGCAACGGCGCGGCGGCCGAGGAGACCGCGAAGATCATCACTGGCGAAGGTGGCAAGGCGACCGCGTTCACGGCCGACGTCGCGCGACATGCCGAGATTGAGGCGATGGTGGCGGCGTGCCTCAAGGCCTATGGCCGCATCGACGTACTCGACAACAACGTCGGCATTGCCGAGATGGGCAGCGTAGTCGAGGTCGATGAGGAGAGCTGGGATCGCGTCTTCACCGTCAATCTCAAGAGCGCCTACCTCGCCATGAAGCATGTCATCCCCGTGATGGTGAAGCAGGGCGGCGGCTCGATCATCAACATCTCGTCGATTGCCTCGATCCGCCATGTCGGGATTTCCTATGTCAGCTACAACGCCAGCAAGGCGGCGATGAACCAGCTGACGCGCTCCACCGCGATCGAGTTCGCCAAGCACCATGTCCGTGTCAACGCGATCCTGCCCGGCCTGATGAAGACGCCGATGGTCGAACATTCTGCCGGCCTTGCCGCCAGCTACGCCAAGGGCGACGTTGAGGCGATGTGGCGCGCGCGCGATGCCCAGGTGCCGATGGGTCACATGGGCGATGCCTTCGACGTCGCCAACGCCGCGCTGTTTTTGGCGTCGGACGAGTCGAAATATGTCACGGGGATCGAGCTCGTCGTCGACGGCGGGATCACGTGCAAGGCTGGGGCTTGA
- a CDS encoding sodium:proton antiporter, with the protein MSTFEWIIALLLGAVALSALARRIKVPYPTFLAIGGALIAFVPNSPSWTLEPDLALALFVAPVLMDAAFDTSLRDLRNNWVPVSTLVVAAVGLTTVGVAFVAHRLMPDMPWAAAIALGAIVAPPDAAAAVAILSQVKLPYRMVKVLEGESLLNDASALLIYRIAVGAVVMEHLKWSEVAPTIALGLVGSVLAGLLAGRIIPLFLERVKEAPSAIIVQFATTFMVWIAAEHLGLSGILTIVVYAITVARTAGARMPARLRVPSYAVWETIVFVLNVLAFMLIGMQMRPIWTRLDAEVRWEYCVAAAWILLTVVLVRLLWITFYRTTLRVLIARGIYHPKDPKAVASPKGGLIISWCGMRGLVTLATAFALPENFPYRDFIVFIAFAVVLGSLIIQGLTLRPLILAFGLRDDDPVGIEVARARAVAYRAALDTIEDDPSEEAEILRLEYRAILMQADDDPNGGIAHGRLPADALRLRAIEAARKSILGLRDTEVIGDDAFHRVEEELDRAELSAGG; encoded by the coding sequence GTGTCGACATTCGAATGGATCATCGCCCTCCTGCTCGGCGCCGTTGCATTATCGGCGCTGGCGCGGCGGATCAAGGTCCCCTACCCGACCTTTCTCGCCATCGGCGGTGCCCTGATCGCCTTCGTGCCCAACAGCCCGTCCTGGACGCTCGAACCCGACCTGGCATTGGCGCTTTTTGTCGCACCGGTGCTGATGGATGCCGCTTTCGACACCTCGCTGCGCGACTTGCGCAACAACTGGGTTCCGGTGTCAACCCTGGTGGTGGCCGCGGTCGGCCTGACCACGGTGGGCGTGGCCTTCGTCGCGCACCGGCTGATGCCTGACATGCCCTGGGCCGCCGCGATTGCGCTCGGCGCCATCGTGGCGCCGCCCGATGCTGCGGCAGCTGTCGCCATCCTGAGCCAGGTCAAGCTGCCCTACCGCATGGTCAAGGTGCTGGAGGGCGAAAGCCTGCTCAACGACGCCAGCGCGCTGCTGATCTATCGCATCGCGGTCGGCGCGGTCGTGATGGAGCACCTGAAATGGAGCGAGGTCGCGCCGACGATTGCGCTCGGGCTGGTCGGCAGCGTCCTCGCCGGTCTTCTCGCCGGGCGCATCATCCCGCTGTTCCTGGAGCGCGTGAAGGAAGCGCCAAGCGCGATCATCGTGCAGTTCGCCACCACCTTCATGGTCTGGATTGCCGCCGAGCATCTCGGTCTCTCCGGCATCCTCACCATCGTCGTCTACGCCATCACCGTCGCGCGCACGGCCGGGGCGCGCATGCCGGCACGGCTGCGGGTGCCCTCCTATGCGGTGTGGGAGACGATCGTATTCGTCCTCAATGTGCTTGCCTTCATGCTGATCGGCATGCAGATGCGCCCGATCTGGACGCGCCTCGATGCGGAAGTGCGCTGGGAATATTGCGTGGCCGCGGCCTGGATCCTGCTCACGGTCGTGCTGGTGCGGCTGCTCTGGATCACGTTCTATCGCACCACGCTGCGCGTGCTGATCGCGCGCGGAATCTATCACCCGAAAGACCCGAAAGCCGTCGCCTCGCCGAAAGGCGGCCTCATCATCTCCTGGTGCGGCATGCGCGGCCTCGTCACGCTCGCCACCGCCTTTGCACTGCCGGAGAACTTTCCCTATCGCGACTTCATCGTCTTCATCGCCTTTGCGGTGGTGCTGGGATCGCTGATCATCCAGGGCCTGACCTTGCGGCCGCTGATCCTGGCCTTCGGCCTTAGGGACGACGATCCGGTCGGTATCGAGGTCGCCCGGGCACGCGCGGTGGCCTATCGCGCCGCGCTCGATACGATCGAGGACGATCCGTCGGAGGAAGCGGAAATCCTGCGGCTCGAATATCGCGCCATCCTGATGCAGGCGGACGACGATCCGAACGGCGGCATCGCCCATGGCCGCTTGCCCGCCGATGCGCTGCGCCTGCGCGCAATCGAGGCCGCGCGCAAATCGATCCTCGGCCTGCGCGACACCGAAGTGATCGGCGACGACGCGTTTCACAGAGTCGAGGAGGAACTCGATCGCGCAGAATTGAGCGCGGGGGGATAA
- a CDS encoding tetratricopeptide repeat protein, with protein MRSFLIQLSGGGLLCVLLLAAAHAATGTEPVSVAQVDVAPCLAAAAADDMDKAVAACADVIDNEKTAKEDLIKALIARGALYARRDQIDRAIADDSRALLLDPGLADLFNARGELWLKKGDKPKAVQDFGAALRIDPNHAKAKANHKAMARELERIGAQMAVAGKPSFNCVRARRAVERVICGNRELADLDREIFGSNARAIREARNPAEAKALQREQDEFIARRNAGYGRPGYDLKKAMQERLQRINGVDGN; from the coding sequence ATGCGTTCTTTTCTCATTCAACTGTCAGGCGGCGGACTGCTTTGCGTGCTCTTGCTCGCCGCGGCCCATGCCGCGACGGGCACCGAGCCGGTCTCGGTGGCGCAGGTCGACGTCGCGCCATGCCTTGCGGCGGCCGCGGCCGACGACATGGACAAGGCCGTCGCAGCCTGCGCGGACGTGATCGACAACGAGAAGACGGCGAAGGAAGATCTGATCAAGGCGCTGATCGCCCGCGGCGCACTTTATGCGCGGCGTGACCAAATCGACCGAGCGATCGCCGACGACAGCCGCGCGCTTCTGCTCGATCCCGGCCTCGCGGACCTCTTCAACGCGCGCGGCGAACTCTGGCTGAAGAAGGGCGACAAGCCCAAGGCGGTGCAGGATTTCGGCGCGGCGCTCAGAATCGATCCGAACCACGCGAAAGCCAAGGCCAATCACAAGGCGATGGCGCGCGAGCTTGAGCGGATCGGCGCGCAGATGGCGGTCGCCGGCAAGCCCAGCTTCAATTGCGTGCGAGCGCGCCGTGCGGTGGAAAGGGTGATCTGCGGCAATCGCGAGCTCGCCGATCTCGACCGGGAGATTTTTGGGTCGAACGCGCGCGCGATCCGGGAGGCGCGCAATCCTGCCGAGGCGAAAGCGCTCCAGCGCGAGCAGGACGAGTTCATCGCCCGCCGCAATGCCGGTTACGGCCGGCCGGGATACGATCTAAAGAAGGCGATGCAGGAGCGCCTGCAGAGGATTAACGGGGTGGATGGGAATTGA
- a CDS encoding tetratricopeptide repeat protein, with translation MCGTHSSAQMPSFAKISPRAFLLGAAMSLALVASASAGADCVLGSKAAPAELISACSAIIDQSANPGSDRSAALVARAEANARTSGGLSQALRDLDRAISLDGKNAKAWRVRGDLLREAGGDLNRAAADLTKAIELDPQDAESYELRGVVYTNQRRLDRAIADYDQAIKLKADFAQAWSDRGATFYLRGDYDKAVADLSEALRLDPNRARSYTNRGAAYKKLGELDKAIADDSDAIRLDPKVPEYFDNRGLTYAAMKEYDKAIADYDQAIRLEQRVNFLTNRGDSYQFKGELGAALSDYNDALKLDPNFAKTYNNRAVLYKKMGERKKALADYEATLRLDPANENALNGRRAMIAEIAKFGGEPARVLNAAASDPSFDCASAKREVEKVICADPQLGVLDRQIAEAYERVLRASKGRFAGDLRKSQRDFLVTRDASFRRPGYDLKKVMQDRLLRLNAMES, from the coding sequence ATGTGCGGCACGCATTCTTCCGCGCAGATGCCCTCGTTTGCGAAGATCTCGCCTCGCGCCTTCCTGCTCGGCGCGGCAATGAGCCTTGCCCTCGTCGCCTCCGCCTCGGCCGGCGCCGATTGCGTGCTGGGCAGCAAGGCTGCTCCCGCGGAACTGATCTCGGCGTGCAGCGCCATCATCGACCAGAGCGCAAATCCGGGGTCTGACCGCTCCGCGGCGCTCGTCGCTCGCGCCGAAGCCAATGCGCGGACCTCCGGCGGCCTGTCGCAGGCGCTGCGCGATCTCGACCGCGCCATCTCGCTCGACGGCAAGAATGCAAAGGCCTGGCGCGTGCGCGGCGACCTCTTGCGCGAGGCCGGCGGTGATCTCAATCGTGCCGCGGCCGATCTGACCAAGGCGATCGAGCTCGATCCACAGGATGCAGAGTCTTACGAGCTGCGCGGTGTCGTCTACACCAATCAGCGCCGGCTAGACCGTGCCATTGCAGACTACGACCAGGCCATCAAGCTGAAGGCGGATTTCGCCCAGGCCTGGTCCGACCGCGGCGCGACCTTCTATCTGCGCGGCGACTACGACAAGGCCGTCGCTGACCTCAGCGAGGCGCTGCGGCTCGATCCGAACCGGGCACGCAGTTACACCAACCGCGGCGCCGCCTACAAGAAGCTCGGCGAGCTCGACAAGGCGATCGCAGACGACAGCGACGCGATCCGGCTCGATCCAAAGGTGCCGGAGTATTTCGACAACCGCGGTCTCACCTATGCCGCCATGAAGGAGTACGACAAGGCGATCGCCGATTACGATCAGGCGATCCGTCTCGAGCAGCGGGTGAACTTCCTGACCAACCGCGGCGACTCCTACCAGTTCAAGGGCGAACTCGGTGCTGCGCTGTCGGACTACAATGACGCGCTGAAACTCGATCCGAATTTTGCCAAGACCTACAACAACCGTGCCGTGCTCTACAAGAAGATGGGCGAGCGCAAGAAGGCGCTGGCCGACTACGAGGCGACGTTGCGGCTCGATCCCGCCAATGAGAACGCGCTCAACGGCCGCCGCGCGATGATCGCCGAGATCGCAAAATTTGGCGGCGAGCCGGCCCGAGTGCTGAACGCCGCTGCCAGCGACCCGTCGTTCGACTGCGCCTCCGCCAAGCGCGAGGTCGAGAAGGTGATCTGTGCCGATCCGCAGCTCGGCGTGCTCGACCGCCAGATCGCCGAGGCCTACGAGCGCGTGCTGAGGGCTTCGAAAGGACGTTTCGCGGGCGACCTGCGCAAGTCCCAGCGCGATTTCCTCGTCACGCGCGATGCGAGCTTCCGTCGCCCCGGCTACGATCTGAAGAAGGTCATGCAGGACCGCTTGCTGCGGCTGAACGCGATGGAAAGCTGA
- a CDS encoding propionyl-CoA synthetase translates to MSIQGKSSYHDVHARSLADPQGFWAEAATEIDWIETPKTIFDARQGAYGRWFVGGVVNTCYNALDRHVERGRADQVALIHDSPLTSSVTKFTYAELLKEVQALAAIMQDFGVAKGERVILYMPMVPEAVVAMLACARIGAVHSVVFGGFAAKELATRIDDAQPKLILSASCGIEPGRIVQYKPLLDEAIKLASTKPKACIVLQRPQHTCDLTPGRDYDWASLRRKALNDGKKAPCVPVAATDPLYILYTSGTTGIPKGVVRDNGGHLVAVKWSMFNLYGVKPGEVWWCGSDIGWVVGHSYIVYGPLLHGATSIMYEGKPVGTPDAGAFWRVISEHKAVAFFTAPTAFRAIRKEDPEGKFIRQYDLATFRTLFLAGERADPPTVEWAEQQLKVPVIDHWWQTETGWCIAGNPVGLGMLPVKHGSPTVPMPGYQVDVVDEAAKPVGPNTMGSIVIKLPMPPGCLPTLWNQDARFKEAYLSEFPGYYKTSDAGYKDDDGYVFVMGRTDDIINVAGHRLSTGGMEEILASHPDVAECAVLGVKDAIKGEVPCGFLVLKAGVKRDPAEIEKEIVALVRDRLGPVAAFKLAITVGRLPKTRSGKILRGTIKKIADGEAWIMPATIEDPKVLDEIGEALKGRV, encoded by the coding sequence ATGAGCATCCAGGGCAAAAGCAGCTATCACGACGTCCACGCGCGCTCGCTGGCGGATCCGCAAGGGTTCTGGGCCGAGGCGGCTACTGAGATCGACTGGATCGAGACGCCGAAAACCATCTTCGATGCCAGGCAAGGAGCCTACGGCCGCTGGTTCGTCGGCGGTGTGGTCAACACCTGCTACAATGCGCTCGACCGCCATGTCGAACGCGGTCGCGCCGACCAGGTCGCGCTGATCCACGATTCCCCGCTGACGAGCAGCGTCACGAAGTTCACTTACGCCGAACTCTTGAAGGAGGTGCAGGCGCTCGCCGCCATCATGCAGGATTTTGGCGTTGCCAAGGGCGAACGCGTCATCCTCTATATGCCGATGGTGCCCGAGGCCGTGGTCGCGATGCTCGCCTGCGCGCGCATCGGCGCGGTGCATTCCGTGGTGTTCGGCGGCTTTGCCGCGAAAGAGCTCGCCACCCGCATCGACGACGCCCAGCCGAAGCTCATTCTCTCCGCGAGCTGCGGCATCGAGCCCGGCCGCATCGTGCAGTACAAGCCGCTGCTCGACGAGGCGATCAAGCTCGCGAGCACGAAGCCGAAGGCCTGCATCGTGTTGCAACGTCCGCAGCACACCTGCGACCTGACCCCGGGGCGCGACTACGATTGGGCGAGCCTGCGCCGCAAGGCGCTGAATGACGGCAAGAAGGCGCCCTGCGTGCCTGTCGCCGCCACCGATCCGCTCTATATCCTCTATACGTCGGGCACCACAGGCATTCCCAAGGGCGTGGTGCGCGACAATGGCGGGCACCTCGTCGCGGTGAAATGGTCGATGTTCAACCTCTATGGCGTCAAGCCGGGCGAGGTCTGGTGGTGCGGCTCGGACATCGGCTGGGTGGTTGGTCACAGCTACATCGTCTACGGCCCGCTGCTGCACGGCGCGACCTCGATCATGTACGAGGGCAAGCCGGTCGGCACGCCCGATGCCGGTGCGTTCTGGCGCGTGATCTCCGAGCACAAGGCGGTCGCCTTCTTCACCGCCCCGACCGCGTTCCGCGCGATCCGCAAGGAGGATCCGGAGGGAAAATTCATCCGGCAATACGACCTCGCCACGTTCCGCACACTGTTCCTCGCCGGCGAGCGCGCCGATCCGCCGACGGTGGAATGGGCGGAGCAGCAGCTCAAGGTGCCGGTGATCGACCATTGGTGGCAGACCGAGACCGGCTGGTGCATCGCCGGCAATCCGGTCGGGCTCGGCATGCTGCCGGTGAAGCACGGCTCGCCGACGGTGCCGATGCCGGGTTACCAGGTCGACGTCGTCGACGAAGCCGCAAAGCCGGTCGGCCCCAACACCATGGGCTCGATCGTCATCAAGCTGCCGATGCCGCCGGGCTGCCTGCCGACGCTGTGGAATCAGGACGCGCGCTTCAAGGAAGCATATTTGAGCGAATTTCCTGGCTACTACAAAACGTCGGACGCCGGCTACAAGGACGACGACGGCTATGTCTTCGTCATGGGCCGAACCGACGACATCATCAACGTCGCTGGCCATCGCCTCTCCACCGGCGGCATGGAGGAGATTCTGGCCTCGCACCCTGACGTCGCCGAATGCGCCGTGCTCGGTGTCAAGGATGCGATCAAGGGCGAGGTGCCCTGCGGCTTCCTGGTGCTGAAAGCGGGCGTGAAGCGCGACCCCGCCGAGATCGAGAAGGAGATCGTCGCGCTGGTGCGCGACCGGCTCGGCCCGGTCGCCGCCTTCAAGCTTGCGATCACCGTCGGCCGCCTGCCCAAGACGCGCTCCGGAAAGATCCTGCGCGGCACCATCAAGAAGATCGCCGACGGCGAGGCCTGGATCATGCCGGCGACGATCGAGGATCCGAAGGTGCTCGACGAGATCGGCGAGGCGCTGAAGGGGAGGGTGTGA
- a CDS encoding DUF1013 domain-containing protein, whose protein sequence is MSNAPLMPKATAVWLLDNTALTFDQVADFTKMHPLEVRAIADGDAAQGIKGMDPLSNGQLTREEIEKGEKNPDYRLRLQESKVVLPPQPKRKGPRYTPVSRRHERPSAILWLLRNHAELKDAQIMRLVGTTKSTIASVRDRTHWNTSSLTPIDPVTLGLCSQIELDFEVQRAAKEKPIDAAYGGATLLPASETTRKDEYEPAEKSSDDLNVDAVFAKLKTLGGKKQEEEEE, encoded by the coding sequence ATGAGCAACGCACCTCTGATGCCCAAGGCGACCGCCGTTTGGCTGCTCGACAACACCGCGCTGACCTTCGATCAGGTCGCCGATTTCACCAAGATGCATCCCCTCGAGGTGCGCGCGATCGCCGACGGCGACGCCGCCCAGGGCATCAAGGGCATGGACCCCCTCTCCAACGGCCAGTTGACCCGCGAGGAGATCGAGAAGGGCGAGAAGAACCCGGATTACCGGCTCCGCCTCCAGGAGAGCAAGGTGGTGCTGCCGCCCCAGCCCAAGCGCAAGGGCCCGCGCTACACCCCGGTCTCGCGCCGCCACGAGCGCCCGAGCGCCATCCTCTGGCTGCTGCGCAACCATGCCGAGCTCAAGGATGCGCAGATCATGCGGCTGGTCGGCACGACCAAGAGCACGATCGCGAGCGTGCGCGACCGCACCCACTGGAACACGTCGTCCCTGACCCCGATCGACCCCGTCACCCTCGGCCTCTGCTCGCAGATCGAGCTGGATTTCGAGGTGCAGCGCGCAGCGAAGGAAAAGCCGATCGATGCAGCCTATGGCGGCGCCACCCTGCTGCCGGCCTCCGAGACCACCCGCAAGGACGAGTACGAGCCCGCGGAGAAATCCAGCGACGACCTCAATGTCGATGCCGTGTTCGCCAAGCTGAAGACGCTCGGCGGCAAGAAGCAGGAGGAAGAGGAAGAGTAG
- the ispH gene encoding 4-hydroxy-3-methylbut-2-enyl diphosphate reductase translates to MSAKPDLKIVLCSPRGFCAGVVRAIDTVERALDKYGAPVYVRHEIVHNKYVVDGLKKKGAIFVEELAEIPENTTAPVVFSAHGVPKSVPADATSRNLFSLDATCPLVTKVHREAAIHFKRGREIFLIGHSHHPEVVGTLGQLPVGAVTLIETAEDAKTITPKNPDNLAFVTQTTLSIDDTAEIVALLKERFPNINGPHKEDICYATTNRQLAVKKVAPVVDALIVVGAPNSSNSQRLREVAEREGCGIAVLAQRATDIDWDKFGNIKSLGITAGASAPEVIVEEIMDAFAERYTLHVETVSAAEENEFFPLPRQVRPEAAAE, encoded by the coding sequence ATGTCAGCCAAACCAGACCTCAAGATCGTGCTTTGTTCTCCCCGTGGTTTTTGTGCCGGGGTGGTCCGGGCGATCGACACCGTGGAACGGGCGCTCGATAAGTACGGCGCCCCCGTCTATGTTCGCCACGAGATTGTGCACAACAAATATGTCGTCGACGGGTTGAAGAAAAAGGGCGCCATCTTCGTCGAGGAGCTCGCCGAGATCCCGGAAAACACCACCGCGCCGGTGGTGTTCTCGGCCCATGGCGTGCCGAAATCGGTTCCGGCCGATGCCACGTCGCGCAACCTGTTCTCGCTGGATGCGACCTGCCCGCTGGTCACCAAGGTGCACCGCGAGGCCGCGATCCACTTCAAGCGGGGCCGCGAGATTTTCCTGATCGGCCATTCGCATCATCCCGAAGTGGTCGGCACCCTCGGCCAGCTTCCGGTCGGCGCCGTGACCCTGATCGAGACCGCCGAGGACGCCAAGACCATCACACCGAAGAACCCTGACAACCTGGCCTTCGTGACCCAGACCACGCTGTCGATCGACGACACCGCGGAAATCGTGGCGCTGCTCAAGGAGCGCTTCCCGAACATCAACGGTCCGCACAAGGAAGACATCTGCTACGCCACCACCAACCGTCAGCTCGCGGTGAAGAAGGTGGCACCGGTGGTGGACGCGCTCATCGTTGTCGGTGCTCCCAATTCGTCGAACTCGCAGCGCCTGCGCGAGGTTGCCGAGCGCGAGGGCTGTGGGATCGCGGTGCTGGCGCAGCGCGCCACCGACATCGACTGGGACAAGTTCGGCAACATCAAGAGCCTCGGCATCACTGCGGGCGCATCCGCGCCGGAAGTGATCGTCGAGGAGATCATGGACGCCTTCGCCGAGCGCTACACGCTGCACGTGGAGACGGTCTCGGCCGCGGAAGAGAACGAGTTCTTCCCGCTGCCGCGTCAGGTGCGCCCCGAAGCCGCCGCCGAGTAA